A region from the Silene latifolia isolate original U9 population chromosome 7, ASM4854445v1, whole genome shotgun sequence genome encodes:
- the LOC141590132 gene encoding protein FAR1-RELATED SEQUENCE 5-like, with product MRAQVNNDGDGIDYSDHFTTTLYFASSLEAFNWAYEIGLRLGFGIKRASNKRVGRNSNLRQDYFVCRMGGRGPVNKDADSLMRGNTATAWCKCKFSMKVIELEENKWKLVMRYGFHNHALTLYCDGDRYFAKFDEEELAYIDAQVRAHVRPAIISAGLHQRNPEKSRPNRRQIYNRSQKVRAEERDGRNPKTMMLALAVQHKYVHYWVTDQETDELTHVFMAHPEAVKMFRSYYYVVLIDFTYKTNEYRLPLVEMVGVTPVGKSFVIAYALVTHESEDGYLWVLRKLKALLNDVVQPNAIVTDCEAGLLNAIPTVFPDSSHLLCLWHIYSNVETKVLDIMGQDSCAKHITCNLFEAVVEAETKDKFNVA from the coding sequence ATGCGTGCGCAGGTGAATAACGATGGAGACGGTATTGATTACTCAGATCATTTTACGACTACTTTGTACTTTGCATCAAGTCTGGAAGCGTTTAATTGGGCATATGAGATCGGACTTCGactcgggtttggtataaaaaGAGCAAGCAACAAGAGAGTTGGTCGTAACTCGAATTTGAGACAAGATTATTTTGTTTGTCGGATGGGCGGAAGAGGTCCCGTAAATAAGGATGCCGATTCTTTAATGAGGGGTAACACGGCTACCGCGTGGTGCAAATGCAAATTTTCAATGAAAGTTATTGAATTAGAAGAAAATAAGTGGAAGCTTGTGATGAGATACGGGTTTCATAATCATGCTTtaacgttgtattgtgacggcgacaGATACTTTGCAAAGTTTGATGAAGAGGAGTTGGCTTATATCGATGCCCAAGTTAGAGCTCACGTTAGACCGGCAATTATTAGTGCGGGTTTGCATCAGCGGAATCCGGAAAAGTCAAGACCTAATCGGCGACAAATCTACAATCGTTCTCAGAAAGTAAGGGCCGAGGAAAGAGATGGGAGAAACCCCAAGACAATGATGTTAGCACTTGCGGTTCAACATAAGTACGTTCATTATTGGGTCACTGATCAGGAGACCGATGAGCTAACCCACGTGTTCATGGCTCATCCAGAAGCCGTTAAGATGTTTCGATCATACTATTATGTGGTACTGATCGATTTCACGTACAAGACAAATGAataccgtcttccgcttgttgaGATGGTTGGAGTCACACCCGTCGGGAAGAGCTTTGTCATCGCGTATGCTCTTGTGACGCATGAGTCCGAGGATGGATATCTGTGGGTCCTACGAAAACTGAAGGCCCTTCTCAATGATGTCGTTCAACCTAATGCTATTGTTACTGATTGCGAGGCAGGTTTGTTGAACGCGATTCCCACTGTTTTTCCGGATTCGTCTCACTTGCTATGTCTTTGGCATATATATTCTAACGTGGAGACGAAAGTACTTGATATCATGGGTCAGGATAGTTGTGCTAAGCACATAACTTGTAACTTGTTTGAAGCGGTTGTCGAGGCGGAGACCAAAGATAAGTTTAATGTGGCGTGa